The following proteins are encoded in a genomic region of Candidatus Afararchaeum irisae:
- a CDS encoding DUF2892 domain-containing protein codes for MEQNVGKADSIVRIVIGAVAGVVSLAMLGGMVQSLPMILSPILGIVAIMMLGTAFTRSCWLYSLLGVDTCEV; via the coding sequence ATGGAGCAAAACGTGGGGAAAGCCGACAGTATAGTACGTATAGTAATCGGTGCCGTCGCGGGAGTCGTCTCGTTGGCGATGCTCGGAGGAATGGTACAGAGCCTTCCGATGATACTCTCGCCGATACTCGGCATAGTCGCTATAATGATGCTCGGAACCGCGTTCACGAGGAGCTGCTGGCTCTACTCACTTCTCGGCGTCGACACGTGTGAAGTATAG